In one window of Bradyrhizobium sp. AZCC 1721 DNA:
- a CDS encoding Zn-ribbon domain-containing OB-fold protein, with protein sequence MAEAKKYPAPVTNPETAPFWEAAKAGKFMIKRCTACGEAHYFPRSICPFCFSDKTVWEEASGEATVYTYSLMRKSPTGPYAIAYVTLKEGPSLQTNIVDCDLTSLKIGQKVKLVWKPTDGAPLPFFTAA encoded by the coding sequence ATGGCTGAAGCAAAGAAATATCCGGCGCCGGTGACCAATCCCGAAACTGCCCCGTTCTGGGAAGCCGCCAAGGCCGGCAAGTTCATGATCAAGCGCTGCACGGCTTGCGGCGAGGCGCACTACTTCCCACGCTCGATCTGCCCGTTCTGTTTTTCGGACAAGACGGTGTGGGAGGAAGCTTCCGGCGAGGCGACGGTCTACACCTACAGCCTGATGCGGAAGTCGCCGACTGGTCCATATGCGATCGCTTATGTGACGCTGAAGGAAGGACCGTCGCTGCAGACCAACATCGTCGACTGCGATCTAACGAGCCTGAAGATCGGCCAGAAGGTGAAGCTGGTGTGGAAGCCAACCGACGGCGCTCCACTGCCGTTCTTCACCGCGGCCTAG
- a CDS encoding thiolase domain-containing protein — MTIKGKAYIAGIYEHPTRHAPDKSTAQLHAEVAKGAIEDAGLTKADIDGYFCAGDAPGGAWPMVDYLGLKVRHVDSTETGGCSYLIHLGHAAEAIAAGKCSIALVTLAGKPRTGPMPPRAAGAEADFEAAYGATTHNAYGMCAMRHMHDYGTTSEQLAWIKVAASHHAQYNPHAMLKEVVTVEDVINSPLISDPLHRMDCCVVTDGGGAMIVTTPEIAKSLKKPLVRLIGHGEAMKGPRGGKDLDLTYSAGVWSGPRAFEEAGVTPKDIKYASIYDSFTITVLMQLEDLGFCKKGEGGKFVADGNLISGVGKLPFNTDGGGLCSNHPVNRGGMTKILEAVRQLRGEAHPKVQVKNCDLAIAHGTGGLLGVRHAASTCILERV, encoded by the coding sequence TTGACCATCAAAGGCAAAGCCTACATTGCCGGGATCTACGAGCATCCCACCCGGCACGCACCCGATAAATCAACGGCACAGTTGCACGCCGAGGTCGCCAAGGGCGCGATCGAGGATGCCGGGCTCACCAAAGCCGATATCGATGGCTATTTCTGTGCCGGTGACGCTCCCGGCGGCGCCTGGCCGATGGTCGATTACCTCGGATTGAAGGTGCGCCACGTCGATTCCACCGAGACCGGCGGCTGTTCCTATTTGATCCATCTCGGCCATGCGGCTGAAGCGATTGCCGCGGGCAAATGCTCGATCGCGCTGGTCACGCTCGCGGGCAAGCCGCGCACCGGCCCGATGCCGCCGCGCGCAGCGGGCGCGGAGGCTGATTTCGAGGCGGCCTATGGCGCCACCACCCACAATGCCTATGGCATGTGTGCCATGCGCCACATGCACGACTACGGCACCACCAGTGAGCAGCTCGCCTGGATCAAGGTCGCGGCATCTCATCACGCCCAGTACAACCCGCACGCCATGCTGAAGGAAGTCGTCACCGTCGAGGACGTCATCAACTCGCCGCTGATTTCGGACCCGCTGCACCGCATGGACTGCTGCGTCGTCACCGATGGCGGCGGCGCGATGATCGTGACCACGCCGGAGATCGCCAAGAGCCTGAAGAAGCCGCTTGTGCGGCTGATCGGCCATGGCGAGGCGATGAAGGGTCCGCGCGGCGGCAAGGATCTCGATCTTACGTATTCCGCCGGCGTCTGGTCCGGCCCGCGCGCCTTCGAGGAAGCGGGCGTGACGCCAAAGGATATCAAGTACGCCTCGATCTACGACAGCTTCACCATCACGGTGCTGATGCAGCTCGAAGACCTCGGCTTCTGCAAGAAAGGCGAGGGCGGCAAGTTCGTCGCCGACGGCAATCTCATTTCGGGCGTTGGCAAGCTGCCGTTCAACACCGACGGCGGCGGCCTCTGCAGCAATCACCCGGTCAACCGCGGCGGCATGACGAAAATCCTCGAGGCCGTCCGCCAATTGCGCGGCGAAGCGCACCCGAAGGTGCAGGTCAAGAATTGCGACCTCGCGATCGCCCATGGCACCGGCGGTCTTCTCGGCGTGCGTCACGCCGCCTCAACCTGCATTCTGGAGCGCGTGTGA
- a CDS encoding GcrA family cell cycle regulator: MGWDAKDVALLKKLWADGHSAGQIASRLGLSRNAVSAKLQRMGQKRGRKPPTANPRIVSVPKRKVAQSACARPADKVVSQRKPAATQPKEFTKRQLYAMLVDAVRNTG; the protein is encoded by the coding sequence ATGGGTTGGGATGCGAAAGACGTAGCACTGCTCAAAAAGCTCTGGGCCGATGGCCACAGCGCCGGTCAGATCGCAAGTCGGCTAGGCCTGAGCCGTAATGCCGTGAGCGCCAAGTTGCAGCGCATGGGCCAGAAGCGCGGTCGCAAGCCGCCAACCGCGAACCCCAGGATCGTGTCGGTGCCGAAGCGAAAGGTAGCGCAGTCGGCCTGTGCCCGCCCGGCCGACAAGGTCGTGTCCCAGCGCAAGCCGGCGGCAACGCAGCCCAAGGAATTCACCAAGCGCCAGCTCTACGCGATGCTGGTCGATGCGGTCAGGAATACCGGCTGA
- a CDS encoding DUF4262 domain-containing protein: MFTALDADPERLDQHEQNFVRRIREHGWFGMHVMPDDKGPGFSYTTGFWLKFRFPEVLLFSMSKENAQDTFWHIYRELEAGRRSPVGEPTGQIFDNAAAVLLPVSRAQYQSHLGWCRWFYGNDSFECLQLVFPDRGGEFPWTAGSSADFREAQPDLTAGNWSGVRDRYN, translated from the coding sequence ATGTTCACTGCCCTTGATGCCGACCCTGAACGGCTTGACCAACACGAGCAGAACTTCGTTCGGCGGATTCGCGAACATGGCTGGTTTGGCATGCACGTCATGCCAGACGATAAAGGGCCTGGTTTCTCCTACACAACCGGCTTCTGGCTGAAGTTCAGGTTTCCAGAGGTGTTGTTGTTCTCGATGTCGAAAGAGAACGCCCAGGATACGTTCTGGCACATCTATCGCGAACTCGAAGCCGGGCGACGTTCTCCGGTTGGTGAGCCAACCGGTCAGATCTTCGACAATGCCGCGGCCGTGCTTCTGCCAGTGTCGCGCGCGCAGTATCAATCTCACCTCGGATGGTGCAGATGGTTTTATGGAAATGACAGCTTCGAATGTCTCCAACTGGTATTCCCGGATCGAGGCGGAGAGTTTCCGTGGACAGCGGGATCGTCGGCGGATTTTCGAGAGGCTCAGCCTGATTTGACCGCCGGTAATTGGTCCGGCGTGCGCGATCGCTACAACTGA
- a CDS encoding indolepyruvate ferredoxin oxidoreductase family protein, with protein MGINQGPISLDQKYTQGSGHIFLTGIQALVRLPMAQIRRDRAAGLNTAGFISGYRGSPLGGYDQQLFAARKHLEQYNIKFQPGVNEDLAATAIWGSQQLNLSPGATYDGVVGIWYGKGPGVDRCGDVFRHGNTAGSAKHGGVLCLAGDDHGAKSSTVPHQSDHAFISALMPYLYPSSIHEMIEMGLLGIAMSRYSGCWVGMKVITETVETTAEIDLTDEMTPFAIPTDFEMPPGGLNLRWPDDRYAQDLRLQDYKGYAAIAFARANKINRITMDSPNARYGIMASGKSYEDIRQALRELGITEEVAAKIGLRLYKIGMPWPLEPEGVRNFAIGLEEIFIVEERREIVENQVKQELFNWRDDVRPRIVGKMDDHDKRFLTFAAELSVASLASSLTERLLRLNLNPEIAAMLRAKADWFNGRQATQMQAVAPVTRTPYFCSGCPHNTSTKVPEGSRAFAGIGCHFMALWMDRNTETYTHMGGEGVPWVGVAPFTKEEHVFANLGDGTYFHSGSLAIRQAIASGANITYKILYNDATAMTGGQHVDGELSPQQITFQLHSEGIRNIYLVSENPDAYPASEIAPGVKTAHRDELQDVMKICRMLKGTSAIVFVQTCAAEKRRRRKRGLMEDPARRVMINPAVCEGCGDCSVQSNCISVEPLETEMGRKRTINQSTCNKDYSCLKGFCPSFVTIDGGKPRRRAPASLGDIDDLPEPASLPSLERPYNIAVGGVGGTGVLTIGALLGMAAHIEGKASMILDMSGLAQKGGAVLSHVRLSEHTADVTCSRIVTGTADLVMAADEVVAAAKDTITLCEASRTVGVINTHVIPTADFILNRDFNFQSRKVNHVLETELRKDSCFYDFTKPAEALLGDSIATNIMMLGYAYQKGLLPLSAKAILQAIEVNGVSIKMNTQAFQLGRLAAADPARLDAMMKGQDEPVVAKTLEVMTLDEIIVHRSAHLADYQNTALAERYRALVKRVRDAAIDGGYGEALPRAVAINYAKLLAYKDEYEVARLFTDGRFEKQLRDQFEGEFKFNFNLAPPILGGGLDALGRPKKRAFGAWMMPVFRTLARLRFLRGTPLDIFGYSADRKLERDLIVAYERDVETVLGLLSPITHDTAVELLSLPDRIRGYGPIKEKAVADAKARHAQLTADLASPPPAPRQLAAE; from the coding sequence ATGGGAATTAACCAGGGTCCGATCAGTCTCGATCAGAAGTACACGCAAGGGTCCGGCCACATCTTCCTGACCGGCATCCAGGCGCTGGTCCGCCTGCCGATGGCGCAAATTCGCCGCGACCGCGCCGCAGGGCTCAACACCGCGGGCTTCATCTCCGGTTACCGCGGCTCCCCCTTGGGCGGTTACGACCAGCAGCTCTTCGCAGCCCGCAAACATCTCGAACAGTACAACATCAAGTTCCAGCCCGGCGTGAACGAGGATCTCGCGGCCACCGCGATCTGGGGCTCGCAGCAGCTCAATCTCTCGCCCGGCGCCACGTACGACGGCGTGGTCGGCATCTGGTACGGTAAAGGCCCCGGCGTCGACCGCTGCGGCGACGTGTTCCGCCACGGCAACACGGCCGGCTCGGCTAAACATGGCGGCGTGCTGTGTCTCGCCGGCGACGATCACGGCGCCAAATCCTCTACCGTCCCGCATCAGTCCGACCACGCCTTCATCTCCGCGCTGATGCCGTACCTCTATCCCTCCAGCATCCATGAAATGATCGAGATGGGTCTGTTGGGTATCGCGATGTCGCGCTACTCCGGCTGCTGGGTCGGCATGAAGGTGATCACCGAGACGGTGGAAACCACCGCCGAGATCGACCTCACCGACGAGATGACGCCGTTCGCGATCCCGACCGATTTCGAGATGCCGCCGGGCGGCCTCAACCTGCGCTGGCCCGACGACCGCTATGCGCAGGACCTGCGCCTGCAGGACTACAAGGGCTATGCCGCGATCGCGTTTGCGCGCGCCAACAAGATCAACCGCATCACCATGGATTCGCCGAATGCCCGCTATGGCATCATGGCATCCGGCAAGAGCTACGAGGACATCCGTCAGGCGCTGCGCGAGCTCGGGATCACCGAGGAGGTCGCCGCCAAGATCGGCTTGCGGCTTTACAAGATCGGCATGCCCTGGCCGCTGGAGCCGGAAGGCGTGCGCAATTTCGCCATCGGCCTCGAGGAAATCTTCATCGTCGAGGAGCGCCGCGAGATCGTCGAGAACCAGGTCAAGCAGGAGCTGTTCAACTGGCGCGACGACGTCCGTCCGCGCATCGTCGGCAAGATGGACGACCACGACAAGCGGTTTCTCACCTTCGCCGCTGAGCTCAGCGTTGCGTCTCTTGCGAGCTCGCTGACCGAACGCCTGCTTCGACTTAATCTCAACCCCGAAATCGCCGCGATGCTGCGCGCCAAGGCCGACTGGTTCAATGGCCGACAGGCGACCCAGATGCAGGCCGTCGCGCCGGTCACCCGCACGCCGTATTTCTGCTCGGGCTGCCCGCACAACACCTCGACCAAGGTGCCGGAAGGCAGCCGCGCCTTCGCCGGCATCGGCTGTCACTTCATGGCGCTGTGGATGGACCGCAACACCGAGACCTATACCCATATGGGAGGCGAGGGCGTGCCGTGGGTCGGCGTCGCACCCTTCACCAAGGAAGAGCACGTGTTCGCCAATCTCGGCGACGGCACCTACTTCCATTCGGGCAGCCTTGCGATCCGCCAGGCGATCGCCTCGGGCGCCAATATCACCTACAAGATCCTCTATAACGACGCGACCGCGATGACCGGCGGCCAGCACGTCGACGGCGAGTTGTCGCCGCAGCAGATCACCTTCCAGCTCCATTCAGAGGGCATCCGCAACATCTACCTCGTCTCGGAAAATCCCGACGCCTATCCGGCGTCCGAGATAGCACCCGGCGTCAAGACCGCGCATCGCGACGAGCTTCAGGATGTCATGAAGATCTGTCGCATGCTGAAGGGAACTTCGGCGATCGTGTTCGTGCAGACCTGCGCCGCCGAAAAGCGTCGCCGCCGCAAGCGCGGCCTGATGGAAGACCCGGCGCGCCGCGTCATGATCAATCCGGCCGTGTGCGAAGGCTGCGGCGATTGCTCGGTGCAGTCGAACTGCATCTCGGTCGAGCCGCTGGAAACCGAGATGGGCCGCAAGCGCACCATCAACCAGTCGACCTGCAACAAGGATTACTCTTGTCTGAAGGGCTTTTGCCCGTCCTTCGTCACCATCGACGGCGGCAAGCCGCGCCGCCGCGCGCCGGCCAGCCTTGGTGATATCGACGATTTGCCGGAGCCGGCCTCACTCCCGTCGTTGGAACGGCCCTACAACATCGCGGTCGGCGGCGTCGGCGGCACCGGCGTCTTGACCATCGGTGCGCTGCTCGGCATGGCCGCCCATATCGAGGGCAAGGCCAGCATGATCCTCGACATGTCCGGCCTGGCGCAGAAGGGCGGCGCGGTGCTGAGCCACGTCCGGCTTTCCGAACACACCGCCGACGTCACCTGTTCGCGGATCGTCACCGGTACCGCCGATCTCGTGATGGCCGCCGACGAGGTGGTCGCCGCTGCCAAGGATACCATCACGCTTTGTGAAGCTAGCCGTACCGTTGGCGTCATCAATACCCACGTGATCCCGACTGCCGACTTCATCCTCAACCGCGATTTCAATTTCCAGAGCCGCAAGGTCAACCACGTGCTGGAGACCGAGCTGCGCAAGGATTCGTGTTTCTACGATTTCACCAAGCCTGCCGAAGCGCTGCTCGGCGACTCCATTGCCACCAACATCATGATGCTGGGCTATGCCTATCAGAAGGGCCTGCTGCCGCTGTCGGCAAAGGCTATACTGCAGGCGATCGAGGTCAACGGCGTTTCGATCAAGATGAACACGCAGGCCTTCCAGCTCGGCCGTCTCGCCGCGGCCGATCCGGCGCGGCTCGACGCCATGATGAAGGGCCAGGACGAGCCAGTGGTGGCGAAGACGCTGGAGGTGATGACGCTGGACGAGATCATCGTCCATCGCAGCGCGCACCTCGCCGACTACCAAAATACCGCGCTCGCCGAGCGTTATCGGGCTCTCGTGAAGCGAGTCCGTGATGCGGCAATCGACGGCGGCTATGGCGAGGCCTTGCCGCGGGCGGTCGCGATCAACTACGCCAAGCTGCTCGCCTACAAGGACGAGTACGAAGTCGCGCGGCTGTTCACCGATGGCCGCTTCGAAAAGCAGCTCCGCGACCAGTTCGAAGGCGAGTTCAAGTTCAATTTCAATCTGGCGCCGCCGATCCTCGGCGGTGGCCTCGATGCGCTGGGGCGGCCGAAGAAGCGCGCCTTCGGCGCGTGGATGATGCCCGTGTTCCGGACGCTCGCGAGGCTTCGCTTCCTCCGCGGCACGCCGCTCGACATTTTCGGCTACAGTGCCGACCGCAAGCTCGAGCGCGACCTGATCGTGGCTTACGAGAGGGATGTCGAAACCGTGCTCGGCCTGTTGTCGCCGATCACGCACGACACCGCCGTCGAGTTGTTGTCCTTGCCCGACCGCATCCGCGGTTATGGCCCGATCAAGGAGAAGGCGGTCGCGGACGCCAAAGCCCGCCACGCGCAGCTAACCGCCGACCTCGCCAGCCCGCCCCCCGCGCCGCGGCAGTTGGCGGCGGAGTAA
- a CDS encoding class I SAM-dependent methyltransferase: MAQNIYDNPDFFAGYSRLPRQVQGLDGAPEWPAVRAMLPALTGKRVADLGCGFGWASRWMRAQGAVSVLGLDLSQNMIARAKVDTSDPDIEYLLADLETLELPEAAFDLIHSALTFHYVEDFRRLARMIHKALVGGGDLVFTIEHPIFMAAAHPHWIADEDGRKTWPVNGYSVEGERRADWFAKGVLKYHRTLGTTLNTLIDTGFELRRVEEFAPTHEQIERLPELAEELERPMMLLVSARKTETR; this comes from the coding sequence GTGGCGCAGAATATCTACGACAATCCCGATTTCTTCGCCGGCTACAGCCGATTACCTCGCCAGGTGCAGGGGCTGGACGGCGCGCCGGAATGGCCGGCTGTCCGGGCTATGCTGCCCGCGCTAACCGGCAAGCGCGTGGCCGATCTGGGTTGCGGCTTCGGCTGGGCCTCGCGCTGGATGCGCGCGCAAGGCGCGGTCTCGGTGCTGGGCCTCGATCTGTCGCAGAACATGATCGCACGCGCCAAGGTCGATACCTCGGACCCGGACATTGAATATCTGCTCGCCGATCTTGAGACATTGGAGTTGCCCGAAGCGGCTTTCGACCTCATCCACAGCGCCCTGACCTTCCACTATGTCGAGGATTTCCGGCGCCTCGCGCGCATGATCCACAAGGCGCTGGTCGGCGGCGGAGATCTGGTCTTCACGATAGAGCATCCGATCTTCATGGCTGCGGCGCATCCGCATTGGATCGCCGATGAAGACGGCCGCAAGACCTGGCCGGTCAACGGCTACTCGGTCGAGGGCGAGCGCCGCGCGGACTGGTTCGCCAAGGGCGTGCTGAAGTATCACCGGACCCTCGGCACGACGCTCAACACGCTGATTGATACGGGCTTCGAGTTGCGCCGGGTCGAGGAATTCGCCCCGACGCACGAACAGATCGAGCGCTTGCCCGAACTGGCCGAAGAGCTGGAGCGGCCGATGATGCTCCTGGTCTCAGCGCGAAAGACAGAAACGCGTTGA
- a CDS encoding isocitrate lyase/PEP mutase family protein, translating to MLTSADKRAAFRKLHESGCFIIPNPFDVGSAKALQHLGFKALASTSAGFAWTLGKADNHVTVDDVCAHLTAICAAVDIPVNADFEDGFAHEPDKVGANVARAVKTGVAGLSIEDFTGDNAKPLFDRALAVDRIKAARQAIDADKSGVLLTGRCEAFLRGQKDLKLVIDRLTAYAEAGADCLYAPGIATPEEISAVVKAVHPKPVNLLVGAAGPSLQAASDLGVRRISVGASLARMAWAGFMKASKEMAEKGTFGEFANGYPGGEINKMFS from the coding sequence ATGCTGACATCTGCTGACAAACGCGCCGCATTCAGGAAGTTGCACGAGAGCGGATGCTTCATCATCCCCAATCCGTTTGACGTCGGCAGCGCGAAGGCGTTGCAGCATCTCGGCTTCAAGGCACTGGCGTCCACCAGCGCCGGCTTTGCCTGGACGCTGGGCAAGGCCGACAACCACGTCACCGTCGACGACGTCTGCGCCCATCTCACAGCGATCTGCGCGGCGGTCGATATTCCGGTCAACGCCGATTTCGAGGACGGCTTTGCGCACGAGCCGGACAAGGTCGGCGCCAATGTCGCGCGCGCGGTTAAGACCGGCGTGGCCGGCCTGTCGATCGAGGATTTTACCGGCGACAACGCAAAGCCGCTGTTCGATCGCGCGCTCGCCGTCGATCGCATCAAAGCGGCGCGCCAGGCGATCGATGCCGACAAAAGCGGCGTGCTGCTCACCGGCCGCTGCGAGGCGTTCCTGCGCGGGCAGAAGGATTTGAAGCTCGTGATCGACCGGCTCACCGCCTATGCCGAAGCCGGCGCCGATTGCCTCTATGCGCCCGGCATCGCGACGCCGGAAGAGATTTCGGCGGTCGTGAAAGCGGTGCATCCAAAGCCGGTCAATCTCCTGGTCGGCGCGGCCGGCCCATCGCTGCAGGCGGCCTCCGATCTCGGCGTGCGCCGCATCAGCGTCGGCGCTTCGCTGGCGCGGATGGCCTGGGCCGGCTTCATGAAGGCGTCAAAGGAGATGGCGGAGAAGGGCACCTTCGGCGAATTCGCCAACGGCTATCCCGGCGGCGAGATCAACAAGATGTTCAGCTAG
- a CDS encoding NIPSNAP family protein has translation MTVTVFIRYQLDPFKRALFEEYSKNWLTIIPKCGGDLIGYWMPHEGTNNIAFALISFDSLASYESYRARLRADSEGKANFDFAEENKFILAEERTFLRKVVA, from the coding sequence ATGACCGTCACCGTCTTCATCCGCTATCAACTCGACCCGTTCAAGCGCGCCTTGTTCGAAGAATACTCCAAAAACTGGCTCACCATCATTCCGAAATGCGGCGGCGACCTGATCGGCTACTGGATGCCGCACGAGGGCACCAACAACATCGCATTCGCGCTGATCTCGTTCGACAGCCTTGCGTCTTACGAAAGCTACCGCGCACGGCTGCGCGCGGACAGCGAAGGCAAGGCCAATTTTGATTTCGCCGAGGAGAACAAGTTCATCCTCGCGGAGGAGCGGACGTTTCTGCGCAAGGTCGTGGCGTGA
- a CDS encoding ArsR/SmtB family transcription factor has product MKAGPDIAMVASLVGDPARANMLTALMDGRALTASELAHQAGITPQTASSHLSKLETGGLIEPEKQGRHRYYRLTGPDVAGVLEGLAGLAERAGHTRVRTGPKEPALRRARICYDHLAGDLGVQMLDSMRKQKLVRQTKQAIELTGEGKRFIAEALQIDADMLAHPRRPVCKACLDWSERRHHLAGTLGAAVMNRFTELNWAARDPAPGSRVVNFTRTGEKRFAALFGSSEAHS; this is encoded by the coding sequence ATGAAAGCAGGTCCTGATATCGCCATGGTCGCCTCCCTGGTCGGCGATCCCGCCCGCGCCAACATGCTGACCGCGCTGATGGACGGCCGCGCGCTGACCGCGAGCGAGCTGGCGCACCAGGCCGGCATCACGCCGCAGACCGCCAGTTCGCATCTTTCCAAGCTCGAGACCGGCGGCCTGATCGAGCCGGAGAAGCAGGGCCGTCATCGCTATTACCGTCTCACCGGCCCCGATGTTGCGGGCGTGCTCGAAGGGCTGGCGGGCCTTGCCGAACGCGCCGGGCACACGCGCGTGCGCACCGGGCCGAAGGAGCCGGCGCTGCGCCGCGCCCGGATCTGCTACGATCATCTGGCCGGCGATCTCGGCGTGCAGATGCTCGACAGCATGCGAAAGCAAAAGCTGGTCCGGCAAACCAAACAGGCGATCGAACTCACCGGCGAGGGCAAGCGCTTCATCGCCGAGGCGCTGCAGATCGACGCAGATATGCTCGCCCATCCGCGGCGGCCCGTGTGCAAGGCCTGTCTCGACTGGAGCGAACGGCGGCACCATCTCGCCGGCACGCTGGGCGCTGCAGTAATGAACCGCTTCACCGAATTGAACTGGGCGGCGCGCGATCCCGCGCCCGGCAGCCGCGTCGTGAACTTCACGCGCACCGGCGAAAAGCGGTTCGCAGCGCTGTTTGGGAGCAGCGAAGCTCATTCGTGA
- a CDS encoding alpha/beta fold hydrolase, translated as MRGMCVGALAAALAAMPLLSAAAAETERPATREPYGIALEGFAYPYPVHLLPLVNDGEPVRMAYMDIAPAQPNGRSVVLLHGRNFPSSYWAPVIKTLSDAGYRVVVPDQIGFGKSSKPQGDLHFDTLARNTIALLDHLQIAKADIVAHSLGSMLGVRIARAYPDRIAHLVLTAPIGLEDYRLYVPPTPTEKILENEDKLTADGYRKQLETNYALKLPPEQITPFIDARFNIKGSAEYSRWLRAFVSSAQMIYREPVVREIPLITQPTLFVMGADDHNAPGRASAPEALRAKMGQNAELAKALAAKMARGRAEVIPNTGHLVFLEAPAKYGELVLGFLAAP; from the coding sequence ATGCGAGGGATGTGCGTCGGCGCGTTAGCAGCCGCATTGGCCGCGATGCCGTTGTTGTCTGCGGCCGCGGCGGAAACCGAACGACCGGCCACGCGCGAACCCTACGGCATTGCGCTCGAAGGTTTTGCCTATCCCTACCCGGTCCATCTGCTGCCGCTGGTCAACGACGGCGAGCCGGTGCGGATGGCCTATATGGACATAGCTCCCGCGCAGCCCAATGGACGCAGCGTGGTGCTGCTGCACGGCCGTAATTTTCCATCGAGCTACTGGGCGCCGGTCATCAAGACCTTGAGCGATGCCGGTTACCGCGTGGTGGTGCCGGACCAGATCGGCTTTGGAAAATCATCGAAGCCGCAAGGCGATTTGCATTTCGATACGCTGGCGCGCAACACGATCGCGCTGCTCGATCATCTGCAAATCGCCAAGGCCGACATCGTGGCGCATTCGCTTGGCAGCATGCTCGGGGTGCGGATCGCACGCGCCTACCCTGACCGGATCGCGCATCTGGTGCTGACCGCTCCGATCGGGCTGGAGGATTATCGGCTCTACGTCCCGCCGACGCCGACCGAAAAGATTTTGGAGAACGAAGATAAACTCACAGCGGACGGCTATCGCAAGCAGCTCGAGACCAATTACGCGCTAAAGCTGCCGCCCGAACAAATCACGCCGTTCATCGATGCGCGTTTCAACATCAAGGGCAGCGCCGAATATTCGCGCTGGCTGCGCGCGTTCGTCAGTTCCGCACAGATGATCTATCGCGAGCCTGTCGTGCGCGAGATCCCGCTGATCACGCAGCCGACGCTGTTCGTGATGGGCGCCGACGATCACAACGCGCCGGGAAGAGCCAGCGCACCGGAAGCGCTGCGCGCGAAAATGGGGCAGAACGCCGAGCTGGCCAAAGCGCTCGCCGCCAAGATGGCCCGCGGCAGAGCCGAGGTGATTCCGAACACCGGACACCTGGTCTTTCTGGAAGCGCCGGCGAAATACGGCGAGCTGGTGCTTGGATTTTTGGCCGCCCCATAG
- a CDS encoding GCG_CRPN prefix-to-repeats domain-containing protein produces the protein MKYLFAAVLALGTIASFSAAEAAGGCGPGWHRGPYGGCQPNRRVVVRPAAPVVVVRPAAPAVVVRPGRVCPYGTVWRYGRCRAY, from the coding sequence ATGAAGTACCTTTTCGCAGCAGTTTTGGCCCTGGGCACCATTGCCAGCTTTAGCGCGGCGGAAGCTGCGGGCGGATGCGGCCCCGGCTGGCATCGCGGCCCCTATGGCGGCTGCCAACCCAATCGCCGGGTCGTTGTTCGGCCGGCGGCACCGGTCGTCGTGGTGCGTCCTGCAGCTCCGGCCGTCGTGGTGCGGCCCGGCCGCGTGTGCCCCTACGGCACCGTGTGGCGCTATGGACGCTGCCGCGCTTACTGA
- a CDS encoding twin-arginine translocation signal domain-containing protein — translation MERRHFLKLAFGFAAGGVALAASAEAAPLMPAPLADDAKLPANKDAQPAVTSGKEVDRLAPEEARWGRGRRRGWGRRHWGWRRRRWRRRHWGWYRRRRWRRRYWRRRYW, via the coding sequence ATGGAACGCCGCCACTTTCTGAAGCTCGCCTTTGGATTTGCCGCGGGCGGTGTCGCGCTCGCAGCGAGCGCGGAGGCCGCGCCGCTGATGCCGGCACCGCTCGCCGATGACGCGAAACTGCCCGCCAACAAGGATGCTCAACCTGCTGTCACGTCAGGCAAAGAGGTCGATCGCCTCGCGCCTGAAGAAGCACGATGGGGCCGCGGCCGACGTCGCGGTTGGGGCCGAAGGCACTGGGGCTGGCGCCGCCGCCGTTGGCGCCGCCGGCACTGGGGCTGGTATCGCCGCCGTCGCTGGCGCCGCCGCTACTGGCGCCGTCGCTACTGGTAA